In Plasmodium brasilianum strain Bolivian I chromosome 1, whole genome shotgun sequence, a single genomic region encodes these proteins:
- a CDS encoding Cg8 protein: protein MHLHSNLRKRPQGEHIFIFMKKNFNNICKRYIASQPLGINIPEPPPREFLPNGEPKKYRLNQRYYNHKYDWERWSLRPAGVFHTYLYGEFAKDHKPLLAWLLQYPLPLAFIPYFLFAFGLSFAFHHISYLGIKPKRFTVEWVEANKERERAENTNPITRYLDRRRKERGPHWILEDFLPSHPCYLHMSKYHHDTELLRKRQEEAEEKDGADEEDEVNEAEDDAAK from the coding sequence atgcATTTACATTCAAATTTACGAAAAAGACCACAGGgagaacatatttttatttttatgaagaaaaattttaataatatatgtaaaagaTATATAGCATCCCAACCCTTAGGAATTAATATACCGGAGCCCCCACCAAGAGAATTTTTGCCAAATGGAGAACCAAAAAAATACCGACTGAATCAAAGATATTATAACCATAAATATGATTGGGAAAGATGGTCGTTAAGACCAGCTGGGGTGtttcatacatatttatatggaGAGTTTGCAAAAGATCATAAGCCTTTATTAGCATGGTTACTACAATACCCTTTACCATTAGCTTTTATTCCTTACTTTTTGTTTGCCTTTGGCTTATCTTTTGCCTTTCATCATATATCATACCTTGGCATAAAACCAAAGAGGTTTACCGTCGAATGGGTTGAAGCTAACAAAGAAAGAGAGAGAGCTGAAAACACGAACCCCATTACAAGATACCTAGATaggagaagaaaagaaagaggACCTCACTGGATTCTTGAAGATTTTTTACCGAGTCATCCGTGCTACTTACATATGAGTAAATATCATCATGATACGGAACTACTTAGAAAGCGACAAGAAGAAGCTGAAGAAAAAGACGGTGCAGATGAAGAGGATGAAGTGAATGAAGCGGAAGACGATGCTGCCAAGTGA
- a CDS encoding inner membrane complex protein 1d, which translates to MNNMNNISSNNNNNNNNNNNNNNNNKNNAMHTPCSHKLLYDKNNNTEQLNEDGDFINQENDIHVSIIKPITKRTIYCANTKKINVFYKPVKFVEEINTYVKKGEEHLIKLYENLKELGQKKDDEVRLKNENTTLNKLISQNLFSHKNKKLEKNFKKNNNTELKLFAQKENVVPTIETVFIPKLEKNIEIVSSLKQNMDVDYTYLVPKPVVIPVEVPILKFKNNFKIVPIRKKIIPVIKYTDEVIYMDCYVEKPYIVFENIITPIPFDIPIDEKKYVHKAPPLQHNS; encoded by the exons atgaataatatgaataatataagtagtaataataacaacaacaataataataataataataataataataataacaaaaataatgcaaTGCACACTCCTTGTTCGCATAAGTTGCTATACGATAAG AACAATAACACTGAACAGTTAAACGAAGATGGCGATTTTATTAATCAAGAAAACGATATACATGTGAGCATCATAAAACCAATTACAAAACGCACTATTTATTGTGcgaatacaaaaaaaataaatgtattttataaaccTGTTAAGTTCGTTGAAGAAATTAATACTTATGttaaaaaaggagaagagcaccttataaaattatatgaaaaccTCAAAGAATtaggacaaaaaaaagatgatgaAGTACggttaaaaaatgaaaatacaaCATTGAACAAATTAATTAGCCAAAATTTGTTTagtcataaaaataaaaaattggaaaaaaattttaaaaaaaataataatactgagttaaaattatttgctCAAAAGGAAAATGTGGTGCCAACAATAGAAACAGTATTTATACCAAAactggaaaaaaatattgaaatagTTAGTTCTTTAAAGCAAAATATGGATGTAGACTATACTTACCTAGTCCCTAAACCAGTAGTTATTCCAGTCGAAGTCCCTATattaaaattcaaaaataattttaaaattgttcctataagaaaaaaaattatacctGTCATAAAATATACCGATGAAGTTATATACATGGACTGTTATGTCGAAAAGCCTTACATagtttttgaaaatattattacccCCATTCCTTTCGATATACCTATAgatgaaaagaaatatgttCATAAAGCCCCACCCCTGCAGCACAATAGTTGA
- a CDS encoding heat shock protein 110, with translation MSVLGIDIGNENAVIATINKGAINIVRNDVSERLTPCLVGFTEKERLIGDNALAKVKSNYKNTCRNIKNLIGKIVTNANDEDIEVNEAYGDLVPCEYNYLGYGVEYKKQKLNISGVRILSALLFFLIRLAEKYIGKECSEIVLSYPPTYTNSQKECLIAATKIINANILRLISDNTAVALDYGMYRMKEFKEDVGSIVVFVNIGYANTCICIARFFSNRCEILSDVADSSLGGRNIDNELIKYINNLFINAYKVNPLYKSNSSDLCEMGTGKLSKYFVSSNNETSQIDNKVRVKLQDVAVKTKKVLSANNETSIHVECLHEDLDCQGSIDRGTFEELCSNFFLPKLKDLLDKAMVISKVSLEQIQSIEILGGSTRIPFIQNYLQEYFKKTLSKTLVADESVARGCVLSAAMLSKHYKVKEYECIEKVTHPISVVWHHVNDFSKTNVEKLYTNDSLKKKVKKIIIPEKGQIKVTAYYEDTPDLPQNCIKELGSCLVKINEKNDKVVESHIMTTFSDNDTFTFLGAQAVSKTVIKTKEEKKKLDEKAAEEKDLENENEDDRGKNNDKDKDEERDKDKENNSTVDSVMPNNTNMSSKSKTELKKGEEGKVQTCYTAIAIEAIAPPGSYSSKDIYNFSEAEINMQHSDQVEAERLKHINELETIIYETRDRINGIYKDFVIDEERDSISLALDDIENWVYDNIDENKNMFIKKKEEIRELIKDIIYRHDVYTSKEKNLNNIINHLKNIISQCGKRQSEESQKIITRTTKFLETINSLQEQEKDKKLYEPPVYTLKDIEGEFNEVTQLAQKHFSKIEAEELAKQKEKEKEKERERKEQEKEKKKQQQQQQQQQQQQQHAEGKYADENQEKDSKDAKDNDETDISTKNDNNCSAEEKDI, from the coding sequence ATGTCGGTGCTTGGGATAGATATAGGAAATGAAAACGCAGTGATTGCAACTATAAACAAGGGGGCAATAAACATTGTAAGGAACGATGTGTCGGAAAGGCTAACCCCTTGCTTAGTTGGTTTTACTGAAAAGGAAAGATTGATAGGAGATAATGCATTAGCAAAAGTAAAgtcaaattataaaaacacatgtagaaatattaaaaacttGATAGGAAAAATAGTAACCAATGCAAATGATGAAGATATAGAAGTAAATGAAGCATATGGAGATTTAGTACCATgtgaatataattatttaggATATGGGGTAGAATATAAAAAGCAGAAATTGAATATAAGTGGGGTTAGAATTTTATCcgcattattattttttttaataagacTAGCcgaaaaatatattggtAAAGAGTGTTCAGAAATAGTTTTATCCTATCCACCAACATATACGAATAGCCAAAAAGAATGTTTAATAGCAgctacaaaaattattaatgctAATATATTGAGGCTTATTAGTGACAATACTGCTGTTGCGTTAGATTATGGTATGTATAGAATGAAAGAATTTAAAGAAGATGTAGGATCAATAGTcgtttttgtaaatattggATATGCAAATACCTGTATATGTATTGCTCGCTTCTTTTCAAATAGATGTGAAATATTAAGCGATGTTGCAGATTCTAGTTTAGGTGGTAGAAATATAGataatgaattaattaaatatataaataatttatttattaatgcaTATAAAGTAAATCCCTTATATAAGAGTAATTCTTCAGATTTATGTGAAATGGGTACAGGAAAATTAAGCAAATATTTTGTATCTTCAAATAATGAAACTAGCCAAATTGATAATAAAGTACGTGTGAAACTACAAGATGTTGCAGTAAAGacaaaaaaagttttatcaGCAAATAATGAAACATCTATACATGTAGAATGTTTACATGAAGATTTAGATTGTCAAGGTTCTATTGATAGAGGTACATTTGAAGAATTGtgttccaatttttttttaccaaaaCTGAAAGATTTATTAGACAAAGCTATGGTAATTAGTAAAGTTAGTTTAGAACAAATACAATCTATAGAGATATTAGGTGGCTCTACTAGAATTCcttttatacaaaattatttgcaggagtattttaaaaaaacattgtCAAAAACGTTAGTTGCTGATGAATCAGTTGCTAGAGGTTGTGTTCTATCTGCAGCTATGTTAAGTAAACATTATAAAGTTAAAGAGTATGAATGTATCGAGAAAGTGACGCATCCAATTAGTGTTGTATGGCATCATGTAAACGATTTTTCAAAAACGAAtgtagaaaaattatatacaaatgattctttaaaaaagaaagtaaaaaaaattattattccaGAAAAGGGACAAATTAAAGTTACAGCATATTATGAAGATACACCAGACTTACCACAGAATTGTATTAAAGAATTAGGTTCCTGTCTTGTTAAGATTAATGAAAAGAATGATAAAGTTGTAGAGTCTCATATTATGACGACCTTTTCGGATAATGACACATTCACCTTTTTGGGTGCGCAGGCTGTTAGTAAAACAgttattaaaacaaaagaggaaaagaaaaaattagatgAAAAAGCAGCAGAAGAGAAAGATttggaaaatgaaaatgaggACGATAGAggcaaaaataatgataaggATAAAGACGAGGAGAGAGATAAGGATAAAGAGAACAACAGCACAGTGGACAGTGTTATGCCAAACAACACTAACATGAGCAGCAAAAGCAAAACTGAATTGAAGAAAGGAGAAGAGGGAAAGGTACAAACGTGCTATACTGCAATTGCTATTGAAGCCATAGCACCACCAGGAAGTTACAGTAGTAAAGACATCTACAATTTTAGTGAAGCTGAAATTAATATGCAACATAGTGATCAAGTAGAGGCAGAAAGactaaaacatataaacgaGTTAGAAACTATTATATACGAAACACGAGATCGAATTAATGGTATATATAAAGACTTTGTAATAGATGAAGAAAGAGATTCCATATCACTAGCTTTAGATGATATTGAAAATTGGGTTTATGATAATATcgatgaaaacaaaaatatgtttataaaaaaaaaagaagaaataagaGAGCTtataaaagatattatatacaGACATGATGTATATACAtcgaaagaaaaaaatttaaataatattattaatcatttaaaaaatattatatcacAATGTGGAAAGAGACAATCAGAAGAGAgccaaaaaattattactagAACAACTAAATTTTTAGAAACAATTAATTCTTTGCAAGaacaagaaaaagataagaaattatatgaacCTCCTGTATATACACTTAAAGATATAGAAGGAGAATTTAATGAAGTCACACAGCTAGCCCAGAagcatttttcaaaaatcgAGGCAGAAGAGCTAGCCaaacaaaaggaaaaagaaaaagaaaaggaaagagAGAGGAAGGAacaggaaaaagaaaagaaaaaacagcAACAACagcaacaacaacaacaacaacaacaacaacatgCTGAAGGAAAATATGCGGATGAAAATCAAGAAAAGGATTCCAAAGACGCCAAAGATAACGACGAAACGGACATTTCGACTAAAAACGACAATAACTGTAGTGCGGAGGAGAAGGATATTTAG